A genomic stretch from Marinimicrobium sp. C6131 includes:
- the proB gene encoding glutamate 5-kinase codes for MADRSSVTTTQRWVVKIGSSLLTNDGRGLDVRAINDWVAQMAELRHAGVEIVLVSSGAVAAGLTRLGWTRRPTAVHQLQAAAAVGQMVLVQTYESAFQQYGLHTAQVLLDHDDLSSRQRYLNARSTLRTLLDLGVLPVVNENDTVVTDEIRFGDNDTLGALVANLIEADLLVILTDQSGMYDSDPRSNPDAKLLPELSADDPTLEAMAGGGGALGRGGMLTKVRAARVAARSGADTLILGGRTERALLRARAGEPLGTLLHAGQEPQAARKRWIAGQLQTRGTLVLDEGAVRVLREKGRSLLPVGVKSIRGAFTRGDMVVCVGPDGTEIARGLVNYSADEARKILGRPSGDILALLGYKDDDELIHRDNLVLTEG; via the coding sequence ATGGCAGACAGAAGTTCGGTAACCACCACTCAGCGCTGGGTCGTTAAAATTGGCAGTTCCCTGCTGACCAACGATGGCCGAGGGCTCGATGTCCGCGCGATTAACGACTGGGTGGCGCAAATGGCCGAACTGCGTCATGCTGGCGTCGAGATTGTCTTGGTTTCCTCCGGCGCGGTGGCTGCCGGCCTGACCCGGTTGGGCTGGACGCGTCGCCCGACCGCGGTGCATCAGTTGCAGGCCGCTGCGGCGGTCGGCCAGATGGTGCTGGTGCAGACCTACGAAAGCGCCTTCCAGCAATACGGTCTGCACACCGCTCAGGTGCTGCTCGACCACGATGACCTCTCGTCCCGCCAGCGCTACCTGAATGCCCGCTCCACGTTGCGCACGCTGCTCGATCTGGGCGTGTTGCCCGTCGTGAATGAAAACGACACCGTGGTCACCGATGAAATCCGGTTTGGTGATAACGATACCCTGGGTGCGTTGGTGGCCAACCTGATTGAAGCGGATCTGCTGGTCATTCTGACGGACCAGTCCGGCATGTACGACAGCGATCCGCGCTCCAACCCCGACGCGAAGCTGCTGCCGGAACTGTCCGCAGATGATCCGACCCTGGAAGCCATGGCCGGCGGAGGCGGTGCTCTGGGGCGCGGCGGTATGTTGACCAAAGTTAGAGCCGCGCGGGTCGCCGCTCGCTCTGGTGCCGATACCCTGATCCTCGGCGGACGCACCGAGCGGGCGCTGCTGCGTGCCCGGGCGGGCGAACCGCTGGGAACGCTGCTTCACGCCGGTCAGGAACCACAGGCGGCGCGCAAGCGCTGGATCGCTGGTCAGTTGCAGACCCGTGGCACTCTGGTTCTGGATGAGGGGGCGGTCAGGGTGCTGCGGGAGAAAGGCCGCAGCCTGCTGCCGGTGGGCGTCAAATCAATCCGGGGGGCTTTTACCCGGGGCGATATGGTGGTGTGTGTCGGACCCGATGGGACGGAAATTGCCCGGGGTCTGGTCAATTATTCCGCTGATGAGGCGCGCAAGATTCTCGGTCGACCCAGCGGCGATATTCTGGCCTTATTGGGTTACAAGGACGACGACGAACTGATTCACCGGGATAACCTGGTACTCACGGAAGGGTAG
- the cgtA gene encoding Obg family GTPase CgtA, translated as MKFVDEAPIHVEAGKGGNGCLSFRREKFIAKGGPDGGDGGDGGSVYLVADEALNTLIDYRFQPRYRAQNGEKGGSKNCTGSKGEDLLLPVPVGTTVIDSDTGEQLGDLTEVGQKLKVAQGGFHGLGNTRFKSSVNRAPRQTSHGTEGEMRNLKLELKVLADVGLLGLPNAGKSSFIRAISSAKPKVADYPFTTLVPNLGVVKVQKHRSFVVADIPGLIEGAADGAGLGIRFLKHLTRCRVLLHIVDMAPLDDSDPVEQVRTIANELESFSPTLATRERWLLLNKIDLLPEDEADARCQALVDKLGWEGPVFRISALQRQGTEPLCGELMTHLENIWETESENEEAREREAQFQADMAAEVRERVEELRLRRRAARKGDDDDDDFDDDDYDVEVEYVR; from the coding sequence GTGAAATTTGTAGATGAAGCGCCCATTCACGTCGAAGCGGGCAAAGGCGGCAACGGTTGCCTCAGCTTCCGACGGGAAAAATTTATTGCCAAAGGTGGCCCCGATGGGGGCGATGGTGGCGATGGGGGGAGTGTGTACCTGGTGGCTGACGAAGCCCTCAACACCCTTATCGACTATCGCTTCCAGCCCCGCTACCGCGCCCAGAATGGCGAAAAAGGCGGGAGTAAAAACTGCACCGGCAGCAAAGGCGAAGACCTGCTGCTGCCGGTACCCGTCGGCACCACCGTGATCGACAGCGACACCGGTGAGCAGCTCGGAGACCTGACCGAAGTGGGGCAGAAGCTCAAAGTCGCCCAAGGTGGCTTTCACGGGCTGGGTAACACCCGGTTCAAATCCAGCGTCAACCGCGCGCCCCGGCAGACCAGCCATGGTACCGAAGGCGAAATGCGCAACCTCAAACTGGAACTGAAAGTATTGGCCGATGTTGGCCTGCTCGGGTTGCCCAATGCCGGCAAATCCAGCTTCATTCGCGCCATCAGCTCCGCCAAACCGAAAGTGGCCGACTACCCCTTTACCACCCTGGTGCCCAACCTCGGTGTGGTCAAAGTACAGAAACATCGCAGCTTTGTGGTCGCCGACATTCCGGGGTTGATCGAAGGTGCCGCCGATGGCGCCGGCCTGGGTATTCGCTTTCTCAAGCACCTCACCCGCTGCCGGGTGTTGTTGCATATCGTCGACATGGCGCCGCTGGACGACTCTGACCCGGTCGAGCAGGTGCGCACCATTGCCAACGAGCTGGAGAGTTTCAGCCCAACCCTGGCCACGCGGGAGCGCTGGTTGTTGTTGAATAAAATCGACCTGCTGCCGGAGGATGAAGCCGACGCGCGCTGCCAGGCCCTGGTGGACAAGCTCGGTTGGGAAGGGCCGGTGTTCCGTATCTCGGCGCTGCAACGGCAGGGCACAGAGCCCCTGTGCGGCGAGCTGATGACGCATCTGGAAAACATCTGGGAAACCGAATCCGAAAATGAAGAGGCCCGCGAGCGCGAGGCGCAATTCCAGGCAGATATGGCTGCGGAAGTGCGCGAACGTGTCGAGGAGCTTCGTTTGCGTCGCCGTGCGGCACGGAAGGGTGACGACGATGATGACGACTTCGATGATGACGATTATGATGTCGAAGTAGAATACGTACGTTAA
- the rpmA gene encoding 50S ribosomal protein L27, whose amino-acid sequence MAHKKAGGSTRNGRDSESKRLGVKVYGGQAIPAGGIIVRQRGTQFHPGVNVGIGKDHTLFAKAEGRVKFETKGEKNRKFVSVEVA is encoded by the coding sequence ATGGCTCACAAAAAAGCAGGCGGTAGTACGCGCAACGGGCGCGATTCCGAAAGTAAACGCCTTGGCGTTAAAGTATACGGTGGCCAGGCCATCCCCGCCGGCGGCATCATTGTTCGCCAGCGCGGTACTCAGTTTCACCCCGGTGTGAATGTGGGTATTGGTAAGGACCACACCCTGTTCGCCAAGGCCGAAGGCCGGGTGAAGTTTGAAACCAAAGGTGAGAAAAACCGTAAGTTCGTCAGCGTCGAAGTCGCTTAA
- the rplU gene encoding 50S ribosomal protein L21, translated as MYAIFESGGKQHRVVEGETLKLEKIEVATGETVEFDKVYLVANGDDVKVGAPVVDGAKVTAEVVSHGRGEKVRIIKFRRRKHSMKRQGHRQWFTEVKITGIKG; from the coding sequence ATGTACGCAATTTTTGAAAGTGGTGGCAAACAGCACCGCGTCGTGGAAGGGGAAACCCTCAAGCTGGAAAAAATCGAAGTCGCCACCGGTGAAACCGTGGAATTCGACAAGGTTTATCTGGTTGCCAATGGCGACGACGTCAAGGTGGGCGCTCCCGTCGTAGACGGCGCCAAAGTGACCGCCGAAGTGGTCAGCCACGGTCGTGGCGAAAAGGTGCGGATCATCAAGTTCCGTCGCCGTAAGCACTCCATGAAGCGTCAGGGTCACCGTCAGTGGTTCACTGAAGTGAAAATCACTGGAATCAAAGGTTAA
- a CDS encoding rhamnogalacturonan acetylesterase, with protein MTSTSFLHSLTPLLAAAALLVGCATQPPAEEVTRPTLFLVGDSTMADQPKEKYPETGWGQALPEYLTDDIKVENHAKNGRSTKSFIDEGRWEAVMERLQAGDFVVMGFGHNDQKDYDETRYAAPWSDYRANLERMVDDVLARGARPVLVTSIYRRAFTDSGQPRATLGDYPEVTRAVASERGVPLVDLNVMTRQLLLDAGVAGSADIYMQIPAGEYANLPDGKDDNTHLQRRGARQVAELFVQGVRRQSLPLADYIR; from the coding sequence ATGACATCAACCTCCTTTTTACACAGTCTCACCCCTTTACTGGCTGCTGCGGCCCTCCTGGTTGGCTGCGCCACCCAGCCGCCCGCCGAAGAAGTGACCCGGCCCACCCTGTTCCTGGTCGGCGACTCCACCATGGCGGACCAGCCGAAAGAAAAATACCCGGAAACCGGTTGGGGCCAGGCGCTGCCGGAATACCTGACCGACGACATCAAGGTGGAGAATCACGCGAAGAACGGACGCAGCACCAAGAGTTTTATCGACGAGGGGCGCTGGGAGGCCGTGATGGAACGGCTTCAGGCGGGGGATTTTGTGGTGATGGGCTTCGGTCACAACGACCAGAAAGACTACGATGAAACCCGCTACGCCGCCCCCTGGAGCGACTATCGCGCCAACCTGGAGCGGATGGTCGATGACGTCTTGGCCCGGGGTGCCCGGCCTGTTCTGGTGACGTCCATTTACCGCCGCGCCTTTACCGACAGCGGCCAACCGAGGGCTACCCTGGGTGACTACCCGGAGGTGACCCGCGCCGTCGCCAGTGAGCGGGGCGTGCCGCTGGTGGATTTGAACGTCATGACCCGTCAGTTGCTGCTGGATGCGGGCGTAGCGGGCTCAGCCGACATTTATATGCAGATTCCGGCGGGCGAGTACGCCAATCTGCCCGACGGCAAAGACGACAACACCCACCTGCAGCGCCGGGGCGCCCGGCAGGTCGCGGAACTGTTCGTCCAGGGCGTCCGCCGCCAATCCCTGCCTCTGGCCGACTACATTCGCTGA
- a CDS encoding alpha/beta hydrolase, whose protein sequence is MRESLRFFVVLSVLLCLPLVAQAQSERPESPFRIWSEQEPVEPDREHIRNDRVVAVDNPSLTPFWPKEPNGAAVVIFPGGGYKWLAFEKEGVKAAQWLNELGVAAFVVKYRLEDYGHPAPLLDGLRAVRYVRVHAATWGLDPERIGVLGFSAGGHLAGSVALRSGFTHESLVDDPWGRVSARPDFAMLLYPVATMEDPYTHKGSRQALLGEDPSAQDRAEHSLENRVKPGAPPLFLVHGNGDQSVPVANSLQLYQAALPHSPASELHIYQTDRHGFGLEPNEGTASNWPRAAEDWLRLNGVLGE, encoded by the coding sequence ATGAGAGAGAGTCTTAGATTTTTTGTTGTCCTGAGTGTGCTGCTGTGCCTGCCCCTTGTGGCCCAGGCCCAGAGTGAGCGCCCAGAGTCGCCGTTCCGGATCTGGTCCGAACAGGAACCCGTCGAGCCGGACCGTGAACATATTCGGAATGACCGCGTCGTGGCGGTCGATAACCCCAGTCTCACGCCTTTTTGGCCAAAAGAGCCGAACGGTGCGGCCGTAGTGATTTTTCCTGGAGGTGGCTACAAGTGGTTGGCCTTTGAAAAAGAAGGCGTCAAGGCGGCGCAATGGCTGAATGAGCTGGGGGTAGCCGCCTTTGTGGTCAAATACCGCCTGGAGGATTACGGCCATCCGGCGCCGCTGCTGGACGGCCTGAGGGCGGTACGGTATGTGCGGGTGCATGCCGCCACTTGGGGGTTGGATCCGGAGCGCATTGGCGTACTGGGCTTTTCGGCCGGGGGGCATCTCGCGGGCAGTGTGGCGCTGCGCTCAGGGTTTACCCACGAAAGCCTGGTGGACGATCCCTGGGGGCGGGTCAGCGCACGGCCGGATTTCGCCATGCTGCTCTACCCGGTGGCGACCATGGAGGATCCCTATACCCATAAAGGATCCCGTCAGGCGTTGCTGGGGGAAGATCCGAGTGCGCAGGACCGCGCTGAACACTCCCTGGAAAACCGGGTCAAACCGGGAGCTCCGCCCCTGTTCCTGGTGCACGGCAACGGCGACCAGAGTGTACCGGTGGCCAACAGTCTGCAGCTCTATCAGGCCGCCTTGCCTCACAGCCCGGCCTCGGAACTGCATATTTACCAGACCGATCGTCACGGCTTTGGACTGGAGCCCAATGAAGGTACCGCCTCAAATTGGCCCCGCGCCGCCGAGGACTGGCTGCGCCTGAATGGCGTGTTGGGCGAGTAG
- the leuS gene encoding leucine--tRNA ligase has product MEEQYHPAHVETQAQSYWDEHQTFKVVEDRSREKFYCLSMFPYPSGKLHMGHVRNYTISDVIARYQRMQGKNVLHPMGWDAFGLPAENAAIKHHTAPAKWTYANTDAMRQQLKQLGFGFDWSREVTTCKPDYYRWEQWFFTRLYEKGLVYKKNSAVNWCPEDQTVLANEQVEEGCCWRCGTQVERRELAQWFIKITDYADQLLADLDKLPHWPEQVKTMQRNWIGKSRGVEMRFELAEPVAGHRSFDVYTTRPDTLMGVTYVSLAAEHPISLALAEGNPELAAFIEACKKQSVSEADMANMEKKGMDTGIKAKHPITGEPVPVWIANYVLMDYGSGAVMAVPAHDQRDFEFAHKYDLPIKQVIAPKGDEPCDISQEAFTEKGVLINSGEYDGLDFDAAFEVIAQALKAAGQGKVTENYRLRDWGVSRQRYWGAPIPMYNLPDGGEIPVPADKLPVLLPEEVVMDGVQSPIKADPEWRKAELNGQAVEKETDTFDTFMESSWYYARYTCPQYDQGMLDPEATAYWLPVDQYVGGIEHAILHLLYARFFHKLMRDEGLVSCDEPFDRLLCQGMVLKDGAKMSKSKGNTVDPGELIEQYGADTVRLFSMFAAPPEQSMEWSDSGVEGAHRFLRRLWKTVHAHLQAGEPGDLNADALPDAQKDLRRKTHETIAKVSDDYGRRQTFNTAIAAVMELMNEVGKRADRASPQGLAVEREALEASVLLLAPIVPHITQALWSALGHRDIPLDARWPALDESALTRSSIEIVVQVNGKVRDKMQAPVDAPKDDIEQQAKTLPNVQRFLEGVTVRKVIVVPNKLVNIVAN; this is encoded by the coding sequence ATGGAAGAGCAATATCATCCCGCGCATGTCGAAACCCAGGCCCAGAGTTACTGGGACGAGCATCAGACCTTCAAGGTCGTGGAAGATCGCAGCCGCGAAAAGTTCTACTGCCTGTCCATGTTCCCCTATCCCAGCGGCAAGCTGCACATGGGCCATGTGCGCAACTACACCATCTCCGATGTGATCGCTCGCTACCAGCGGATGCAGGGCAAGAACGTGCTGCATCCCATGGGTTGGGACGCATTCGGTCTGCCGGCAGAAAACGCCGCCATCAAGCACCATACGGCCCCCGCAAAATGGACCTACGCCAACACCGACGCCATGCGTCAGCAGCTCAAGCAATTGGGGTTCGGGTTCGACTGGTCCCGCGAAGTGACCACCTGCAAACCGGACTACTACCGCTGGGAACAGTGGTTCTTCACCCGCCTGTATGAAAAAGGGCTGGTGTACAAAAAGAACTCGGCGGTGAACTGGTGCCCGGAAGACCAGACCGTGCTGGCCAATGAACAGGTAGAGGAAGGCTGCTGCTGGCGCTGCGGCACCCAGGTGGAACGCCGGGAGCTGGCCCAGTGGTTCATCAAAATCACCGACTACGCCGATCAGCTGCTGGCCGACCTGGACAAGTTGCCTCACTGGCCCGAGCAGGTCAAAACCATGCAGCGCAACTGGATTGGCAAGAGCCGCGGCGTGGAAATGCGTTTTGAACTCGCTGAACCGGTGGCCGGACACCGGAGCTTTGACGTATACACCACGCGCCCCGACACTCTGATGGGCGTAACTTACGTCAGCCTCGCCGCCGAGCACCCGATCAGCCTGGCACTGGCAGAGGGCAACCCGGAACTGGCCGCCTTTATTGAAGCCTGCAAGAAGCAATCGGTGTCTGAAGCCGATATGGCCAACATGGAAAAGAAAGGTATGGATACCGGCATCAAGGCCAAGCATCCGATTACCGGCGAGCCGGTCCCGGTCTGGATCGCCAACTATGTGCTGATGGACTATGGCTCCGGTGCCGTCATGGCGGTACCCGCTCACGACCAGAGGGACTTTGAGTTCGCCCACAAATACGACCTGCCGATCAAACAGGTGATCGCCCCGAAAGGCGATGAGCCCTGCGATATCAGCCAGGAGGCCTTTACCGAGAAAGGCGTGCTGATCAACTCCGGCGAGTACGATGGTCTGGACTTTGACGCCGCGTTCGAGGTCATTGCCCAGGCACTGAAAGCAGCCGGTCAGGGCAAAGTCACGGAGAATTACCGGTTGCGCGACTGGGGGGTCTCCCGTCAACGTTACTGGGGTGCACCCATTCCGATGTATAACCTGCCCGACGGCGGCGAAATCCCGGTACCGGCGGACAAACTGCCGGTGCTGCTGCCCGAAGAGGTGGTCATGGATGGTGTCCAGTCGCCGATCAAGGCCGACCCCGAGTGGCGTAAGGCCGAGCTCAACGGCCAGGCGGTGGAGAAGGAAACCGACACCTTTGACACCTTTATGGAGTCTTCCTGGTACTACGCCCGCTATACTTGCCCACAGTATGATCAGGGGATGCTTGACCCGGAAGCCACTGCCTACTGGCTGCCCGTGGACCAGTATGTGGGTGGTATCGAACATGCCATTCTGCATCTGCTGTACGCCCGCTTCTTCCACAAGCTGATGCGCGATGAGGGCCTGGTCAGTTGTGATGAGCCGTTCGACCGCCTGCTCTGCCAGGGCATGGTGCTCAAAGACGGCGCCAAGATGAGCAAGTCCAAAGGCAACACCGTGGACCCGGGCGAGTTGATTGAACAATACGGCGCCGACACCGTGCGTCTGTTTTCAATGTTCGCCGCACCACCGGAACAGAGCATGGAGTGGAGCGACTCCGGCGTGGAAGGCGCTCACCGGTTCCTGCGCCGTCTCTGGAAAACCGTACACGCCCACCTGCAGGCGGGTGAACCGGGCGACCTGAATGCCGACGCCTTACCGGATGCCCAGAAAGATCTACGCCGCAAGACCCACGAAACCATCGCCAAGGTCAGCGATGACTACGGCCGTCGTCAGACGTTCAACACCGCCATCGCCGCCGTGATGGAACTGATGAACGAAGTCGGCAAACGGGCCGATCGGGCCAGCCCGCAGGGTCTCGCGGTCGAACGCGAAGCACTGGAAGCCTCGGTACTGTTGCTGGCCCCTATCGTGCCGCACATCACCCAGGCACTCTGGTCGGCATTGGGCCACCGGGATATCCCGCTGGATGCCCGCTGGCCCGCGCTGGATGAATCCGCCCTGACCCGATCGAGCATTGAAATCGTCGTCCAGGTCAATGGCAAGGTGCGCGACAAAATGCAGGCCCCGGTGGACGCCCCGAAAGACGACATTGAGCAGCAGGCCAAAACTCTGCCCAATGTTCAGCGCTTCCTCGAGGGGGTGACGGTTCGCAAGGTGATTGTCGTACCCAACAAGCTGGTCAATATCGTCGCCAACTGA
- the lptE gene encoding LPS assembly lipoprotein LptE — MSVRFTMTVLLILLTGACGWQLRGSVALSSLTDTLHLTSQDDYGSLMVELRNRLSADDIVLTDSPSEARYTLRINRELVDKRVAAVGSDALASAYELTLRAEFDVLDHRGVPIATRLVSSVTRSYNASSGSAGSSAQEEVLLTGEMRTELAQQILRQLQAAISAAQAEGLVPDAPDEAHNGEIAP, encoded by the coding sequence ATGTCTGTCCGCTTTACGATGACTGTTCTTCTGATACTGCTGACCGGCGCCTGCGGCTGGCAACTGCGCGGTTCTGTCGCACTGTCCAGCCTGACAGACACCCTGCATCTGACCAGTCAGGACGACTACGGCTCACTGATGGTTGAGCTGCGCAACCGGTTGTCTGCGGATGACATCGTGCTCACAGACTCACCCTCCGAGGCTCGATATACCTTGCGTATCAACCGGGAACTGGTCGACAAACGCGTTGCGGCCGTCGGCAGTGATGCCTTGGCCAGCGCCTACGAACTGACCCTGAGAGCGGAGTTTGACGTCCTGGATCACCGCGGTGTGCCCATCGCTACCCGCCTGGTCAGCAGCGTAACCCGCTCCTACAATGCCAGTTCCGGCAGTGCCGGCAGCAGCGCCCAGGAAGAAGTGCTGCTGACCGGAGAGATGCGCACCGAGCTGGCTCAGCAGATACTTCGCCAGTTGCAGGCCGCCATCAGCGCGGCACAGGCAGAGGGACTGGTTCCCGATGCTCCGGATGAGGCACACAATGGCGAAATTGCGCCCTGA
- the holA gene encoding DNA polymerase III subunit delta: MAKLRPEQLGQTLNKGLAPIYLVSGDEPLLVQEACDQIRAAARAQGFGERELYHADASFDWTQLLSAANSLSLFADRKILEVRLPTGKPGDKGGKVLQEYAKAPSEDNLLLVVTGKLDRNALKAKWLKALEDSGSHVQVWPVTPAQLPRWIAQRMKAAGLTAESAAIDLLASRVEGNLLAAAQEVEKLKLLTDSPEISTELMASVVADSARYDVFGLVDKALHGDARGAVKSLQGLKVEGTEPIALLWALARDIRALVQISQAASQGIPFERAAQAAGIWNKRQPLVQSALRRLAPGQLQQLLRKANGIDRAIKGMRQADPWAELLDLTLNLAGVQSLQPANERLSLKL, encoded by the coding sequence ATGGCGAAATTGCGCCCTGAACAACTCGGGCAGACCCTGAACAAAGGCCTGGCGCCAATTTATCTGGTCAGCGGTGATGAGCCCCTGCTGGTCCAGGAAGCCTGTGACCAGATTCGCGCCGCCGCCCGCGCCCAGGGGTTTGGTGAGCGGGAGCTCTATCACGCCGATGCCAGCTTCGACTGGACCCAACTGCTCAGCGCCGCCAACAGCCTGTCGCTGTTTGCCGACCGGAAAATTCTGGAAGTCCGCCTGCCCACGGGAAAACCCGGAGACAAAGGCGGTAAAGTGCTGCAGGAGTACGCCAAGGCGCCCTCCGAAGACAATCTCCTCCTGGTGGTCACCGGCAAACTGGATCGCAACGCACTGAAGGCCAAGTGGCTCAAAGCCCTGGAAGACAGCGGCAGCCACGTTCAGGTCTGGCCGGTCACCCCCGCCCAATTGCCTCGCTGGATCGCCCAGCGGATGAAAGCAGCCGGGCTCACCGCCGAGTCTGCGGCCATCGACCTGCTTGCCTCCCGCGTCGAGGGCAATCTTCTGGCGGCCGCCCAGGAGGTCGAAAAGCTCAAACTCCTGACCGACAGCCCGGAAATCAGCACCGAACTGATGGCCTCGGTGGTCGCCGACAGCGCCCGCTACGACGTCTTCGGGCTCGTAGACAAGGCCCTTCACGGCGACGCCCGGGGGGCAGTGAAGTCGCTGCAGGGGCTGAAAGTCGAGGGCACCGAACCCATTGCCCTGCTCTGGGCCCTGGCCCGGGACATTCGCGCGCTGGTCCAGATTTCCCAGGCGGCATCACAGGGAATACCGTTTGAGCGGGCCGCCCAGGCCGCCGGCATCTGGAACAAGCGCCAGCCCCTCGTACAATCCGCCCTGCGCCGGCTCGCTCCGGGTCAACTGCAACAACTCCTGCGCAAAGCCAACGGCATAGACCGGGCCATCAAAGGGATGCGTCAGGCTGACCCCTGGGCCGAGCTGCTGGACCTGACGCTGAACCTCGCCGGGGTGCAGAGCCTGCAGCCAGCCAACGAGCGACTGTCGCTCAAGCTGTAA
- a CDS encoding family 15 carbohydrate-binding domain-containing protein, translating to MLQKLLIALCTIFVLSACGGDLDLGPDTPPEQDPNNPEEPEEPEEPEEPAEPRILVFVPFNEATQTDGWASRCEETCNATAELSWNESEEVLAIEPEWASAEDQLEVFSPIDEINDLEGSHISAWVFVTDAYATDGNLAAHLVLGNAAGGTAYSRAFDVDAGWNRVEMWEMMAGTGETVTDDQGNESVDYGTFYWHSDGFELRNVNEFGVAFAANGKATDVTGQLWLDNVTVTPASGTGPLIVEADDEAWTVMDAPPEVTLQRDGEGGVYFEPTAADQKLVYLLEGPVDLVGRSFDMTFTVDQAFKDSGADVQPIIQQNFGSYTGEFGCYVGNGELTAGEPYEVTCATENEAFVAEEGQNIRVGLQVKNEVAGRVTINSMQINIVSSGGDSGPFTISPTQEALDAGTWDVDNWQGLAGAAELSYDAGQGALSIAPNWQVTDPDEQYSEGERTVMYIAGETELPDLEGATVGVELYLGDYYTTENPGLALQIFIQQNSGSYAGNYGGNIAVDAAEDLGDGWYRFEREMTDVPTEPTAQRVGLKLQGAGLETREAEAEPILLRAITVE from the coding sequence ATGTTACAAAAACTGCTCATCGCGCTCTGCACAATTTTTGTGCTCTCCGCCTGTGGCGGGGACCTTGACCTGGGGCCGGATACTCCGCCTGAACAGGATCCCAACAACCCTGAGGAACCGGAGGAACCAGAAGAACCCGAGGAACCTGCCGAACCTCGGATCCTGGTATTCGTTCCATTTAACGAAGCGACACAGACCGACGGCTGGGCCAGCCGCTGCGAAGAAACCTGCAACGCCACTGCAGAGCTGAGCTGGAATGAGTCCGAAGAAGTCCTCGCCATTGAGCCCGAATGGGCCAGCGCTGAAGACCAGTTGGAAGTTTTCAGCCCCATTGATGAAATCAATGATCTGGAAGGCTCGCATATCAGCGCTTGGGTGTTTGTGACCGATGCCTATGCCACCGACGGCAACCTGGCGGCGCACCTGGTTCTGGGCAATGCCGCTGGCGGCACTGCGTATAGCCGTGCCTTCGACGTCGATGCCGGCTGGAATCGCGTTGAAATGTGGGAAATGATGGCCGGCACCGGTGAAACCGTGACCGACGATCAGGGCAATGAGTCTGTCGATTACGGCACCTTCTATTGGCACTCCGATGGTTTTGAGCTGCGCAACGTCAACGAATTTGGCGTCGCCTTTGCCGCCAACGGTAAAGCCACAGACGTCACCGGCCAGCTCTGGCTGGACAATGTCACGGTAACTCCGGCTTCCGGAACCGGTCCGCTGATCGTCGAGGCCGATGATGAAGCCTGGACCGTGATGGATGCCCCGCCGGAAGTGACCCTGCAGCGCGACGGCGAAGGCGGCGTTTACTTCGAGCCCACCGCTGCTGACCAGAAACTGGTTTACCTGCTGGAAGGGCCGGTGGATCTGGTCGGTCGCAGCTTTGATATGACCTTCACTGTCGACCAGGCGTTCAAGGACTCCGGAGCCGATGTCCAGCCCATCATCCAGCAGAACTTCGGTAGCTACACTGGTGAGTTTGGCTGCTACGTGGGCAACGGTGAGTTGACCGCTGGCGAACCCTATGAAGTGACTTGTGCCACCGAGAACGAAGCGTTTGTTGCTGAAGAAGGCCAGAACATCCGCGTCGGTCTGCAAGTGAAGAACGAAGTGGCTGGTCGGGTTACCATCAACAGCATGCAGATCAACATTGTTTCCAGCGGCGGAGACTCAGGTCCGTTCACTATCTCTCCGACTCAGGAAGCCCTTGACGCAGGTACTTGGGACGTCGACAACTGGCAAGGGCTGGCCGGTGCCGCCGAGCTCTCCTACGATGCTGGCCAGGGCGCACTGAGCATTGCCCCCAACTGGCAGGTGACGGACCCCGACGAGCAGTACAGTGAGGGCGAACGTACCGTCATGTACATCGCGGGCGAAACGGAACTGCCGGACCTTGAAGGTGCGACCGTTGGTGTTGAGCTCTATCTCGGCGACTATTACACCACCGAGAACCCGGGTCTGGCACTGCAGATCTTCATTCAGCAGAATAGCGGCAGCTACGCCGGCAACTATGGTGGCAACATCGCCGTCGATGCCGCTGAAGATCTGGGTGACGGCTGGTATCGGTTCGAGCGGGAAATGACCGACGTACCCACTGAACCGACGGCTCAGCGCGTAGGGCTCAAGCTGCAGGGCGCAGGACTTGAAACCCGGGAAGCAGAAGCAGAGCCGATCCTGCTGCGAGCCATTACGGTCGAGTAA